In Cupriavidus basilensis, the following proteins share a genomic window:
- a CDS encoding biotin carboxylase, which yields MSRNRGKPASSRPRVHQEKAAMQKVRNVSDLRVMFHRNEKPIYFISATNFNLLGIDQWVNRFKYINYIDCFDGRHPNVFVPRALPHEEFTSIEDINNYLLQHKDVVEMIEQRGGRPAATFLMFDEKTEELADELGLDVWFPPAALRSRCDNKMETVRIGNKAGVHSVPNALEKVDSYAHLMQIAEHYGLGNDLVVQSAFGDSGHTTFFIASVDDFNKHKDEIVNDPEVKIMKRINCRGATLEACATQSGTLVGPLLTEVVGARELTPYKGGWCGNEIFPGAFSEEVRMKARDMAFRFGNQLLEEGYRGYFDLDFLIDVDSGEVYLGELNPRICGASPMTNHAAFAYADAPLFLFHLLEFSGVPFELNVRELNERWAEKSFIDGWSQLVIKYTEDNVDIVTHAPPSGIYRMASDGSVSYHRFDSNRREIESEQEAFFLRITGPGDYRYEGADLGILITRGRSMNDEFKLNERAHQWIRGIKQYYVAKPLVAAQAELAPQPGAFKIL from the coding sequence ATGTCCAGGAACCGCGGGAAACCCGCGTCCAGCCGGCCCCGAGTTCATCAGGAGAAAGCCGCGATGCAAAAAGTCCGTAATGTCTCAGATCTGCGCGTGATGTTCCACAGGAACGAGAAGCCCATCTACTTCATCAGCGCCACCAACTTCAATCTCCTGGGCATCGATCAGTGGGTCAACCGTTTCAAGTACATCAACTACATCGATTGCTTCGACGGCCGCCATCCCAATGTGTTCGTGCCGCGGGCGCTGCCGCACGAGGAATTCACCTCGATCGAAGATATCAACAACTACCTGCTGCAGCATAAGGACGTGGTGGAGATGATCGAGCAGCGGGGGGGACGGCCTGCCGCGACCTTCCTGATGTTCGATGAGAAAACCGAAGAGCTGGCCGACGAGCTGGGGCTTGACGTGTGGTTCCCGCCGGCCGCGCTGCGCAGCCGCTGCGACAACAAGATGGAGACTGTGCGCATCGGCAACAAGGCGGGCGTGCACTCGGTGCCCAACGCACTGGAGAAGGTGGACAGCTACGCGCACCTGATGCAGATCGCGGAGCACTACGGCCTGGGCAATGACCTGGTGGTGCAGAGCGCCTTCGGCGACTCCGGCCACACCACCTTCTTTATCGCCAGCGTTGACGACTTCAACAAGCACAAGGATGAGATCGTCAACGACCCCGAAGTCAAGATCATGAAGCGCATCAACTGCCGCGGCGCGACCCTGGAGGCCTGCGCCACGCAGTCAGGCACGCTGGTCGGGCCGCTGCTGACCGAGGTGGTGGGCGCACGTGAACTGACTCCCTACAAGGGCGGCTGGTGCGGCAACGAGATCTTCCCCGGGGCGTTCTCGGAAGAAGTCAGGATGAAGGCGCGCGACATGGCCTTCCGTTTCGGCAACCAGTTGCTGGAGGAGGGCTATCGCGGCTACTTCGACCTGGACTTCCTGATCGACGTCGATAGCGGCGAGGTGTATCTCGGTGAGCTGAATCCCCGCATCTGCGGCGCCAGCCCGATGACCAATCATGCGGCCTTCGCCTATGCCGACGCGCCGTTGTTCCTGTTCCACCTGCTGGAGTTCTCGGGGGTGCCGTTCGAGCTCAATGTGCGCGAGCTCAATGAGCGCTGGGCCGAGAAGTCGTTCATCGACGGTTGGTCCCAGCTGGTCATCAAGTACACCGAGGACAACGTGGATATCGTGACCCATGCGCCGCCCTCGGGCATCTATCGCATGGCGTCCGACGGCTCGGTGTCCTACCACCGCTTCGACTCCAACCGTCGCGAGATCGAGAGCGAGCAAGAAGCCTTCTTCCTGCGTATCACCGGGCCCGGCGACTATCGCTACGAAGGGGCGGATCTGGGCATCCTGATCACGCGGGGCCGTTCGATGAACGACGAATTCAAGCTCAACGAGCGCGCGCACCAATGGATCCGGGGCATCAAGCAGTATTACGTGGCCAAGCCCCTGGTTGCCGCGCAGGCCGAGCTGGCGCCGCAGCCGGGCGCGTTCAAGATCCTGTAG
- a CDS encoding C45 family autoproteolytic acyltransferase/hydolase, whose translation MRCTFEAISEDLPGQRWQNIFRQFWPGYRQWYLRDGDRARPGFLMCRKALRHHMPELVPTWERLVELSGGGDLEARFLSMWGPPPYIAGCSQAVWLPVDGQQAAGATPALLRNYDFAPALLEGVWLASRWHGQRVVAVNDCLWGALDGINESGLAASLSFGGRKAVGNGFGIPLVLRYVLEFAQNVDQAVEMLARIPVHMSYTVSLLDRRAQWATVFVTPDRPLEVVRKQAVSNLQHGVEWTAHANATLAEAREQTLAVAVRQAEDAKAVLRALLRPPLFQTAYGRGHGTLYSAVYHPYDGSVEMVWPDAVWRQSCSHFLPGARMIEFDVESTALPHAVAPARRWMLDDVGSFQ comes from the coding sequence ATGCGTTGTACATTCGAAGCGATCAGCGAGGACTTGCCCGGCCAGCGATGGCAGAACATCTTCCGGCAGTTCTGGCCCGGCTACCGGCAATGGTATCTGCGCGACGGCGATCGCGCGCGGCCTGGCTTCCTGATGTGCCGCAAGGCTTTGCGCCACCATATGCCGGAGCTGGTCCCGACCTGGGAGCGGCTGGTCGAGCTGTCCGGCGGCGGCGACCTGGAAGCGCGCTTCCTGTCGATGTGGGGGCCGCCGCCCTACATTGCCGGCTGCTCCCAGGCGGTGTGGTTGCCGGTGGACGGGCAGCAGGCCGCCGGCGCCACGCCCGCGCTGTTGCGCAACTACGATTTCGCCCCGGCTTTGCTCGAGGGCGTGTGGCTGGCGTCCAGATGGCATGGCCAACGAGTGGTGGCGGTCAACGACTGCCTGTGGGGCGCGCTCGACGGCATCAACGAGAGCGGCCTGGCTGCGTCGCTGTCGTTCGGGGGCCGCAAGGCGGTGGGCAATGGATTCGGCATTCCACTGGTCTTGCGCTACGTGCTGGAGTTTGCCCAGAACGTCGACCAGGCCGTGGAAATGCTCGCGCGCATCCCGGTGCATATGAGCTACACGGTGAGCCTGCTTGACCGCCGCGCACAGTGGGCAACGGTGTTTGTCACGCCGGACCGGCCGCTGGAGGTGGTGCGCAAGCAGGCGGTGAGCAACCTGCAGCATGGCGTCGAGTGGACGGCGCACGCCAATGCGACCCTGGCCGAAGCCAGGGAGCAGACGCTGGCTGTCGCGGTGCGGCAGGCCGAGGATGCCAAGGCCGTCCTGCGCGCGCTGCTGCGCCCGCCGCTGTTTCAGACTGCCTACGGGCGTGGCCATGGCACCTTGTACAGCGCCGTCTATCACCCCTATGACGGGTCCGTCGAAATGGTCTGGCCAGATGCCGTCTGGCGGCAGTCCTGCAGCCATTTCCTGCCCGGCGCCCGCATGATCGAGTTCGACGTGGAGAGCACCGCGCTGCCGCACGCGGTGGCGCCGGCGCGCCGGTGGATGCTCGACGATGTTGGCAGTTTTCAGTGA
- a CDS encoding dicarboxylate/amino acid:cation symporter yields the protein MKKKRPITTYIVIAMILGVIVGYSCNKAFPDPGTAKEIAGYISIFTDVFLRLIKMIIAPLVFSTLVVGIAHMGDASTVGRVGVKALGWFIVASFLSLTLGLILATVLQPGHNIGLPLPDVGAATNLKTNAFTLKDFITHLVPKSVAEAMATNEILQIVVFSIFFGTALSTLGETGKRLAGVIDDLAQTMLKITGAVMWMAPVAVFAAIASTVTTQGLGILITFAKFMGSFYLGLLVLWGLLVAAGFFFLGKRVFTLIRLIREPFLLSFSTASSEAAYPKMLTALDRFGVSRKISSFVLPMGYSFNLDGTMMYCTFAVLFIAQAYDIHLPIGTQITMLLLLMLTSKGMAGVPRASLVVIAATLNQFGIPEAGLLLIMGVDQFLDMGRSATNAVGNSIAAAVVAKWEGQLASESDLESEGDSTAAGAGAPLGKPDAVQA from the coding sequence ATGAAAAAAAAGCGCCCAATCACCACCTACATCGTCATCGCGATGATCCTCGGCGTCATCGTCGGCTATAGCTGTAACAAGGCCTTCCCGGATCCCGGTACCGCCAAGGAGATCGCCGGCTATATATCGATCTTCACCGATGTCTTCCTGCGCCTGATCAAGATGATCATCGCACCGCTGGTGTTCTCCACCCTGGTGGTTGGCATCGCGCACATGGGCGACGCGAGCACCGTAGGCCGCGTCGGCGTGAAGGCGCTCGGCTGGTTTATCGTGGCGTCGTTTCTCTCGCTCACGCTGGGCCTGATACTGGCCACCGTGCTGCAACCCGGCCACAACATCGGCCTGCCGTTGCCGGACGTGGGGGCGGCCACCAACCTGAAGACTAATGCCTTCACGCTGAAGGATTTCATTACGCACCTGGTGCCGAAGTCCGTGGCGGAGGCCATGGCCACCAATGAAATCCTGCAGATCGTGGTGTTCTCGATCTTCTTCGGCACCGCGCTGTCGACGCTGGGCGAGACGGGCAAGCGGCTGGCTGGCGTCATCGACGACCTGGCGCAGACCATGCTGAAGATCACCGGCGCCGTGATGTGGATGGCGCCGGTGGCGGTGTTCGCGGCCATTGCTTCGACCGTGACCACGCAAGGGCTGGGCATTCTCATCACCTTCGCGAAGTTCATGGGCAGCTTCTATCTTGGCCTGCTGGTGCTGTGGGGCCTGCTGGTGGCGGCCGGGTTCTTCTTCCTGGGCAAGCGGGTGTTCACGCTGATCCGGCTGATTCGCGAGCCCTTCCTGCTGTCCTTTTCCACCGCCAGCTCGGAGGCCGCCTATCCGAAGATGCTCACCGCGCTGGACCGGTTCGGCGTCAGCCGCAAGATCTCCAGCTTCGTGCTGCCGATGGGCTACTCCTTCAACCTCGACGGCACTATGATGTACTGCACGTTCGCCGTGCTGTTCATCGCGCAGGCCTATGATATTCACTTGCCGATCGGTACCCAGATCACCATGCTGCTGCTGCTCATGCTGACGTCCAAGGGCATGGCCGGGGTGCCGCGCGCATCGCTGGTGGTGATTGCCGCCACGCTGAACCAGTTCGGCATTCCGGAAGCCGGGTTGCTGCTGATCATGGGGGTCGACCAGTTCCTGGACATGGGCCGCTCGGCGACCAATGCGGTAGGCAACTCGATTGCCGCTGCCGTGGTGGCGAAGTGGGAGGGCCAGCTGGCGAGCGAGTCGGATCTGGAAAGTGAGGGCGACAGCACGGCAGCGGGCGCCGGCGCCCCGCTCGGCAAGCCGGACGCGGTCCAGGCCTGA
- a CDS encoding amino acid ABC transporter substrate-binding protein, with translation MWAAVALCAALAAGAVSAQQAGELAGTLKKAKESGTLTIGYRESSLPFSYLDRLGKPVGYSIDICRAIVDAAAAEVGRELSIQWAPVTSDNRFDAVTSGKVDLECGSTTRNVERLKHVSFSPVIFVAGTKLMVPKGSPIRSFKDLKGKTVVATGGTTNVEALERLSARFGLQLNVIKARDHADAFQVLQRGGAHAYAGDDVLLYGFLRSSAAGGRFQIVGDFLSYDPYGIMFRKGDPQFAAVVDKAVREMAVSGELDRTYKQWFMNKLPTGERLGLPMSAQLDELIRAVPDQSDQPD, from the coding sequence ATGTGGGCGGCCGTTGCGCTGTGCGCGGCGTTGGCCGCCGGCGCGGTGTCGGCGCAACAGGCGGGGGAACTGGCCGGCACGCTGAAAAAGGCGAAGGAGAGCGGCACCCTGACCATCGGCTATCGCGAGTCGTCCTTGCCATTCTCGTACCTGGACAGGCTCGGCAAGCCGGTCGGCTACTCCATCGATATCTGCCGCGCGATTGTCGATGCGGCGGCGGCGGAGGTGGGCCGCGAGCTCAGCATTCAATGGGCGCCGGTCACCTCGGACAATCGCTTCGATGCGGTCACGTCCGGCAAGGTCGACCTGGAGTGCGGCTCCACCACCAGGAACGTCGAGCGCCTGAAGCACGTGTCGTTCTCACCGGTGATCTTCGTGGCCGGGACCAAGCTGATGGTGCCGAAGGGCTCGCCGATCAGGTCGTTCAAGGACCTGAAGGGCAAGACCGTGGTCGCGACCGGCGGCACCACGAACGTGGAGGCGCTTGAGCGGCTCTCGGCGCGCTTCGGCCTGCAGTTGAACGTGATCAAGGCGCGGGATCACGCCGATGCGTTCCAGGTTTTGCAGCGCGGTGGCGCGCACGCCTATGCGGGGGACGATGTGCTGCTGTATGGATTTTTGCGCAGCAGCGCTGCCGGCGGCAGGTTCCAGATCGTCGGCGATTTCCTCTCCTACGATCCCTACGGGATCATGTTCCGCAAGGGCGATCCGCAGTTTGCCGCCGTGGTGGACAAGGCGGTGCGCGAGATGGCCGTGTCCGGGGAACTGGATCGCACGTACAAGCAATGGTTCATGAACAAGCTGCCGACCGGCGAGCGGCTCGGGTTGCCCATGAGCGCGCAACTCGATGAGCTGATACGGGCGGTGCCGGACCAGTCGGACCAGCCGGACTAA